Proteins from a genomic interval of Medicago truncatula cultivar Jemalong A17 chromosome 3, MtrunA17r5.0-ANR, whole genome shotgun sequence:
- the LOC11419127 gene encoding aspartic proteinase-like protein 1 isoform X2 has protein sequence MLGVIFFGFLVIVYTVLLCLPVSIPIWCSFTYGAFIMQDRDLNEYSPSRSLSSKHLSCSHRLCDMGSNCKTSKQQQCPYTINYLSDNTSSSGLLVEDIFHLQSGDGSTSNSSVQAPVVVGCGMKQSGGYLDGTAPDGLIGLGPGESSVPSFLAKSGLIRDSFSLCFNEDDSGRLFFGDQGSTVQQSTPFLLVDGMFSTYIVGVETCCIGNSCPKVTSFNAQFDSGTSFTFLPGHAYGAIAEEFDKQVNATRSTFQGSPWEYCYVPSSSQQLPKIPTLTLMFQQNNSFVVYNPVFVSYNEQGVDGFCLAIQPTEGGMGTIGQNFMTGYRLVFDRENKKLAWSHSNCQDLSLGKRMPLSPPNGTSSSQLPADEQQRTKGHAVAPAVAVRAPQKPSVASSQTSYMISYWRHWHCHWLLLFHLLSVFY, from the exons ATGCTGGGAGTGATCTTCTTTGGGTTCCTTGTGATTGTATACACTGTGCTCCTTTGTCTGCCAGTTTCTATTCCAATTTG GTGCTCCTTCACATATGGGGCATTTATTATGCAGGATAGAGATCTGAATGAGTATAGTCCCTCTCGTTCGTTATCCAGCAAGCATCTATCATGCAGCCACCGGTTGTGTGATATGGGTTCAAATTGTAAAACCTCGAAGCAACAGCAGTGTCCGTACACGATTAATTACTTATCAGATAATACATCAAGTTCTGGATTGTTAGTTGAGGATATATTTCATCTTCAATCCGGCGATGGCAGCACATCTAACTCTTCTGTTCAGGCTCCAGTTGTTGTCGG GTGTGGTATGAAGCAAAGTGGCGGTTATTTGGATGGCACTGCTCCGGATGGTCTCATTGGTTTAGGACCTGGGGAGAGTTCAGTTCCAAGTTTTCTTGCTAAATCAGGATTAATTCGTGATTCTTTTTCGTTGTGCTTTAATGAAGATGATTCTGGTAGATTATTTTTTGGTGACCAGGGATCAACCGTGCAACAGTCTACTCCATTCTTGCTCGTGGATGGAATGTT TTCAACCTACATTGTTGGAGTGGAGACCTGTTGTATTGGGAACTCTTGTCCTAAAGTAACAAGTTTTAATGCTCAGTTTGACAGTGGAACATCATTTACGTTTCTTCCTGGTCATGCATATGGAGCAATAGCTGAGGAG tTTGACAAACAAGTAAATGCTACAAGATCTACCTTTCAAGGATCTCCTTGGGAGTATTGTTATGTACCCAG CAGTTCGCAACAGCTGCCTAAGATTCCCACATTGACACTCATGTTCCAACAGAACAACAGTTTTGTGGTCTATAATCCCGTGTTTGTATCTTACAATGAGCAG GGAGTTGATGGATTTTGTTTGGCAATACAGCCAACTGAAGGGGGTATGGGAACAATTGGAC AAAATTTCATGACGGGATACCGGTTGGTATTTGATAGGGAAAACAAGAAGCTAGCATGGTCACACTCCAATT GTCAGGATCTCAGTCTAGGTAAGAGGATGCCCCTCTCCCCTCCGAATGGGACATCGTCAAGTCAGCTGCCTGCAGATGAGCAGCAAAGAACCAAAGGGCATGCAGTTGCTCCAGCTGTTGCTGTAAGGGCTCCTCAAAAACCTTCAGTTGCTTCATCTCagacatcttatatgatttCATACTGGCGACATTGGCACTGCCATTGGTTGCTTCTATTTCATCTTCTGTCGGTCTTTTACTAA
- the LOC11419127 gene encoding aspartic proteinase-like protein 1 isoform X3 — translation MPSRWQLLLLFLLSTTVTSTMPVQTTFSVKLFHRFSEEMKPVQVQTGDWPDRRTLHYHEKLLRNDFLRHKINLGGARHKLLFPSQGSKTMSFGNDFGWLHYTWIDIGTPSTSFLVALDAGSDLLWVPCDCIHCAPLSASFYSNLDRDLNEYSPSRSLSSKHLSCSHRLCDMGSNCKTSKQQQCPYTINYLSDNTSSSGLLVEDIFHLQSGDGSTSNSSVQAPVVVGCGMKQSGGYLDGTAPDGLIGLGPGESSVPSFLAKSGLIRDSFSLCFNEDDSGRLFFGDQGSTVQQSTPFLLVDGMFSTYIVGVETCCIGNSCPKVTSFNAQFDSGTSFTFLPGHAYGAIAEEFDKQVNATRSTFQGSPWEYCYVPSSSQQLPKIPTLTLMFQQNNSFVVYNPVFVSYNEQGVDGFCLAIQPTEGGMGTIGQNFMTGYRLVFDRENKKLAWSHSNCQDLSLGKRMPLSPPNGTSSSQLPADEQQRTKGHAVAPAVAVRAPQKPSVASSQTSYMISYWRHWHCHWLLLFHLLSVFY, via the exons CAGTCACATCCACAATGCCGGTTCAAACCACCTTTTCTGTAAAGCTGTTTCACCGATTCTCCGAAGAAATGAAACCGGTTCAGGTTCAAACCGGTGACTGGCCAGACCGGCGCACCTTGCACTACCACGAAAAGCTTCTTAGAAACGATTTTCTCAGACACAAGATCAACCTCGGTGGTGCTCGCCACAAGCTTCTGTTTCCTTCTCAAGGTAGCAAAACGATGTCGTTTGGAAATGACTTTGGCTGGTTACATTACACGTGGATTGATATAGGAACACCGAGTACTTCGTTTCTTGTTGCGTTGGATGCTGGGAGTGATCTTCTTTGGGTTCCTTGTGATTGTATACACTGTGCTCCTTTGTCTGCCAGTTTCTATTCCAATTTG GATAGAGATCTGAATGAGTATAGTCCCTCTCGTTCGTTATCCAGCAAGCATCTATCATGCAGCCACCGGTTGTGTGATATGGGTTCAAATTGTAAAACCTCGAAGCAACAGCAGTGTCCGTACACGATTAATTACTTATCAGATAATACATCAAGTTCTGGATTGTTAGTTGAGGATATATTTCATCTTCAATCCGGCGATGGCAGCACATCTAACTCTTCTGTTCAGGCTCCAGTTGTTGTCGG GTGTGGTATGAAGCAAAGTGGCGGTTATTTGGATGGCACTGCTCCGGATGGTCTCATTGGTTTAGGACCTGGGGAGAGTTCAGTTCCAAGTTTTCTTGCTAAATCAGGATTAATTCGTGATTCTTTTTCGTTGTGCTTTAATGAAGATGATTCTGGTAGATTATTTTTTGGTGACCAGGGATCAACCGTGCAACAGTCTACTCCATTCTTGCTCGTGGATGGAATGTT TTCAACCTACATTGTTGGAGTGGAGACCTGTTGTATTGGGAACTCTTGTCCTAAAGTAACAAGTTTTAATGCTCAGTTTGACAGTGGAACATCATTTACGTTTCTTCCTGGTCATGCATATGGAGCAATAGCTGAGGAG tTTGACAAACAAGTAAATGCTACAAGATCTACCTTTCAAGGATCTCCTTGGGAGTATTGTTATGTACCCAG CAGTTCGCAACAGCTGCCTAAGATTCCCACATTGACACTCATGTTCCAACAGAACAACAGTTTTGTGGTCTATAATCCCGTGTTTGTATCTTACAATGAGCAG GGAGTTGATGGATTTTGTTTGGCAATACAGCCAACTGAAGGGGGTATGGGAACAATTGGAC AAAATTTCATGACGGGATACCGGTTGGTATTTGATAGGGAAAACAAGAAGCTAGCATGGTCACACTCCAATT GTCAGGATCTCAGTCTAGGTAAGAGGATGCCCCTCTCCCCTCCGAATGGGACATCGTCAAGTCAGCTGCCTGCAGATGAGCAGCAAAGAACCAAAGGGCATGCAGTTGCTCCAGCTGTTGCTGTAAGGGCTCCTCAAAAACCTTCAGTTGCTTCATCTCagacatcttatatgatttCATACTGGCGACATTGGCACTGCCATTGGTTGCTTCTATTTCATCTTCTGTCGGTCTTTTACTAA
- the LOC11419127 gene encoding aspartic proteinase-like protein 1 isoform X1 — protein MPVQTTFSVKLFHRFSEEMKPVQVQTGDWPDRRTLHYHEKLLRNDFLRHKINLGGARHKLLFPSQGSKTMSFGNDFGWLHYTWIDIGTPSTSFLVALDAGSDLLWVPCDCIHCAPLSASFYSNLDRDLNEYSPSRSLSSKHLSCSHRLCDMGSNCKTSKQQQCPYTINYLSDNTSSSGLLVEDIFHLQSGDGSTSNSSVQAPVVVGCGMKQSGGYLDGTAPDGLIGLGPGESSVPSFLAKSGLIRDSFSLCFNEDDSGRLFFGDQGSTVQQSTPFLLVDGMFSTYIVGVETCCIGNSCPKVTSFNAQFDSGTSFTFLPGHAYGAIAEEFDKQVNATRSTFQGSPWEYCYVPSSQQLPKIPTLTLMFQQNNSFVVYNPVFVSYNEQGVDGFCLAIQPTEGGMGTIGQNFMTGYRLVFDRENKKLAWSHSNCQDLSLGKRMPLSPPNGTSSSQLPADEQQRTKGHAVAPAVAVRAPQKPSVASSQTSYMISYWRHWHCHWLLLFHLLSVFY, from the exons ATGCCGGTTCAAACCACCTTTTCTGTAAAGCTGTTTCACCGATTCTCCGAAGAAATGAAACCGGTTCAGGTTCAAACCGGTGACTGGCCAGACCGGCGCACCTTGCACTACCACGAAAAGCTTCTTAGAAACGATTTTCTCAGACACAAGATCAACCTCGGTGGTGCTCGCCACAAGCTTCTGTTTCCTTCTCAAGGTAGCAAAACGATGTCGTTTGGAAATGACTTTGGCTGGTTACATTACACGTGGATTGATATAGGAACACCGAGTACTTCGTTTCTTGTTGCGTTGGATGCTGGGAGTGATCTTCTTTGGGTTCCTTGTGATTGTATACACTGTGCTCCTTTGTCTGCCAGTTTCTATTCCAATTTG GATAGAGATCTGAATGAGTATAGTCCCTCTCGTTCGTTATCCAGCAAGCATCTATCATGCAGCCACCGGTTGTGTGATATGGGTTCAAATTGTAAAACCTCGAAGCAACAGCAGTGTCCGTACACGATTAATTACTTATCAGATAATACATCAAGTTCTGGATTGTTAGTTGAGGATATATTTCATCTTCAATCCGGCGATGGCAGCACATCTAACTCTTCTGTTCAGGCTCCAGTTGTTGTCGG GTGTGGTATGAAGCAAAGTGGCGGTTATTTGGATGGCACTGCTCCGGATGGTCTCATTGGTTTAGGACCTGGGGAGAGTTCAGTTCCAAGTTTTCTTGCTAAATCAGGATTAATTCGTGATTCTTTTTCGTTGTGCTTTAATGAAGATGATTCTGGTAGATTATTTTTTGGTGACCAGGGATCAACCGTGCAACAGTCTACTCCATTCTTGCTCGTGGATGGAATGTT TTCAACCTACATTGTTGGAGTGGAGACCTGTTGTATTGGGAACTCTTGTCCTAAAGTAACAAGTTTTAATGCTCAGTTTGACAGTGGAACATCATTTACGTTTCTTCCTGGTCATGCATATGGAGCAATAGCTGAGGAG tTTGACAAACAAGTAAATGCTACAAGATCTACCTTTCAAGGATCTCCTTGGGAGTATTGTTATGTACCCAG TTCGCAACAGCTGCCTAAGATTCCCACATTGACACTCATGTTCCAACAGAACAACAGTTTTGTGGTCTATAATCCCGTGTTTGTATCTTACAATGAGCAG GGAGTTGATGGATTTTGTTTGGCAATACAGCCAACTGAAGGGGGTATGGGAACAATTGGAC AAAATTTCATGACGGGATACCGGTTGGTATTTGATAGGGAAAACAAGAAGCTAGCATGGTCACACTCCAATT GTCAGGATCTCAGTCTAGGTAAGAGGATGCCCCTCTCCCCTCCGAATGGGACATCGTCAAGTCAGCTGCCTGCAGATGAGCAGCAAAGAACCAAAGGGCATGCAGTTGCTCCAGCTGTTGCTGTAAGGGCTCCTCAAAAACCTTCAGTTGCTTCATCTCagacatcttatatgatttCATACTGGCGACATTGGCACTGCCATTGGTTGCTTCTATTTCATCTTCTGTCGGTCTTTTACTAA